One stretch of Bosea vaviloviae DNA includes these proteins:
- a CDS encoding aminotransferase class I/II-fold pyridoxal phosphate-dependent enzyme, whose product MSKTPKAAPVTPTRPSRPEKHYSVAFEDHPLYQQMKFQRGFASFAGLQSPYYRQHDVRAGAVSVIEGKPVVNFASYDYLGLNGHPEITQAIAKAAGEFGSSVSASRISAGERSVHRELERAIARNYEAQDCIAFVSGHAGAVSTIATLLGPKDLLVHDALIHNCVVVGAQLAGCTRRLFPHNDLDALEAMLAADRHRFERVLIVSEGLFSMDGDGPDLGRLIAIKQGFSAWLMIDDAHGLGVLGTAGRGIFEHQQVAPDGVDLWLGTLSKTLVSCGGYVAGCEAVVDLLKHQAPGFVYSVGMPAPAAVASTAALGLMEREPERVERLQRQSQRFHARAVAAGLDTGESWGFGVVPIIIGETVATLVLAERLLSQGINAFPIVPPGVPEKAARLRFFINATHSDQQIDDAVDCVAREIGALAGFSLKEILRR is encoded by the coding sequence ATGAGCAAGACCCCGAAGGCTGCCCCAGTGACCCCCACGCGTCCAAGCCGGCCGGAGAAGCACTACAGCGTCGCCTTCGAAGACCATCCGCTCTATCAGCAGATGAAATTCCAGCGCGGCTTCGCCTCCTTCGCCGGATTGCAAAGCCCGTATTATCGACAGCACGATGTCAGGGCCGGCGCGGTTTCCGTCATCGAGGGCAAGCCTGTCGTCAACTTCGCCTCCTATGACTATCTGGGCCTCAACGGGCATCCCGAGATCACCCAGGCCATCGCGAAAGCGGCCGGTGAGTTCGGCAGTTCGGTGTCCGCCAGCCGGATCAGCGCGGGCGAGCGCAGCGTCCATCGCGAGTTGGAGCGGGCGATCGCGCGGAACTATGAGGCACAGGACTGCATTGCCTTCGTGTCCGGCCATGCCGGGGCGGTCTCGACGATTGCGACCCTGCTCGGGCCGAAAGACCTCCTCGTCCATGATGCCCTGATCCACAATTGCGTCGTGGTCGGCGCGCAGCTCGCCGGCTGCACGCGGCGGCTCTTTCCCCACAACGATCTCGACGCGCTCGAAGCGATGCTCGCGGCGGACCGCCATCGCTTCGAGCGTGTGCTCATCGTCAGCGAGGGATTGTTCTCGATGGATGGCGACGGGCCTGATCTCGGCCGCCTGATCGCCATCAAGCAGGGCTTCTCCGCCTGGCTGATGATCGACGACGCTCATGGGCTCGGCGTCCTCGGCACGGCTGGACGCGGCATCTTCGAGCATCAGCAGGTGGCGCCGGACGGGGTCGATCTTTGGCTCGGTACGCTCTCGAAGACCCTCGTCAGCTGCGGCGGCTATGTCGCCGGTTGCGAGGCCGTCGTCGATCTGCTCAAGCACCAGGCGCCTGGCTTCGTCTACAGCGTGGGCATGCCGGCACCGGCGGCCGTTGCCTCCACGGCGGCGCTGGGGCTGATGGAGCGCGAGCCGGAGCGTGTCGAGCGTCTGCAACGCCAGTCACAGCGCTTCCATGCGCGCGCCGTGGCAGCCGGGCTCGACACCGGTGAGAGTTGGGGCTTCGGCGTCGTGCCAATCATCATTGGCGAGACGGTTGCGACTCTGGTCCTTGCCGAACGGCTGCTCAGCCAGGGGATCAACGCCTTCCCGATCGTGCCGCCAGGCGTTCCGGAGAAGGCCGCGAGGCTGCGCTTCTTCATCAACGCAACGCATAGCGACCAGCAGATCGACGACGCGGTAGATTGTGTGGCGCGCGAGATCGGCGCTCTCGCCGGTTTCTCGCTGAAGGAGATCCTGCGTCGCTGA
- a CDS encoding type I polyketide synthase, with protein sequence MREARFSRIVIGRSFAYRSVERLVNVGTGATDRLRLRETPGQLGNFMPRSIQPPAEEVAIFGASCILPGASSLEEFWKLLLAERNVISPRPHGRWNVERFLRPGKPTAGFSYTFAGGYLDDAFAFDPIPFGISPREAQQMDPQQRLLLCATWRAFEDAGLPPSSVAGQNVGVYVGASAADYQSVGAFDPAVIGSHFMTGNALSIFANRVSYVFDLKGPSFTVDTACSSSFVALAQAMAALRAGDVDMAIVGGVNMLLSPVPFIGFSQARMLSPTGLCRPFSDEADGYVRSEGAVVLVLQRLSDASVPGRRVRSIVVAAATNSDGRTNGISLPSQQSQQQLIETVYAAAQIDPENLAFVEAHGTGTKIGDPIEAAAIGEGLGKRRSAPLPIGSVKSNIGHLEAASGLAALLKASMALEHGVVPRSLFAGSRHSAIDFEGLNLTPITGALPVSAREGSIFAGVCNYGFGGTNGHAILRSASVAKVIAARPLWKREAEVLLVSASTAEALQLRAHQIARVLASGLKAPQVASALAYQHELMPHRLAIPLSPLGDATRDAAEALHAFGGGALQHSRASSATVHGTPRRAIFVFSGNGGQYPQMGKLAYQSNAAFRREIDEIDHLYQPLAGWSIAERLRDGVSMEQLEQTSVAQPLIFAVQSALSAVLKQYGVEPLAVIGHSVGEIAAAECCGFISRADALRILQIRSEHQEFVRGMGRMLVLATDPASVQDLIDGAGAPAVDFAAYNSAASVTLSGPADQIAAIAQLARQRRVASVLLNVDYPFHSRALDGVEAKIIEDLSGFAASVANTPLFSTVTGRPLAHDELDARYWWDNIRRPVRFVEAVEAALAAYPEAAVIELAPRAILLGSISDTLRTRDAQNPLLQTLSVSDPEAQDPIRGIAARIAAHGLQHDTVAVFGDAPRGIEPLPPYPFQMGEYRFEATSEALSAHGRLIASEPLHPLLGARVSDGSLEWRNLLDPVLLPYLDDHRVDGGVVLPASALIEMALAAGGDMMGSVPLELGEFDITRAMTFGDDETREVSTRYFEHTETVEIWSRRRFAGNDWLLHARGTLRRGPGFAGTLLPEIPKVVEPIHSEAVEIYAAAERAGLGYGPRFRIVTSTHRDETVGESRLIVPAGGVGAYDDLHVLHPISLDGSFHGLFLARPQRDGERKAYLPIRFRRIRIWKPGTAITHSVTKLLRETERFKTLSVALLDTDGALVASIEEAVFRSVHLVKPFMAERTFREESIAIGALSLPAAKIVGEDDGTSRSEETRQVGLLLKAFSVSLAWTLCQALLPAGGDNSFAGIAADRTIAPAAQPLLGMARDILAMAGGLDSTADGTRLSQVFAIPSPEVILGTLLQRFPRANREIRLAAQALSEAGEFLRTGKAGLRSSSFAYDQWSLCTLSVPLRRVVTGALAAWTASAPRKLRVLVAGDWNGGLTEALVALVQQGRISVTLAVANAARAEEQRHWPGVGSLFDILVLDGSEKSVFAGFDALIGFSMPLSPFHATNDAAVSGALDLLTEAAPILLAEPSDDLYLAFLLGASTPAVWQDREGPSRGVPDMLQQRLEAARATDIVTHQTGEGGLNLASARAGGREAPEAKPDHIAIVAEPAGGDLRARYGLPTAQAFDRDQIDALDSWLAALPAGERATVVVAPEAQGRTPCGRLATRIEALAALLKLLGGVERPCRMVVLTEAARAGTMGRAGEDAGVWAFMRVAINEFPEIDLRLVDVESASVAARLSEILSLDDAERELRITPTGIEVNRIRRGMLSDTPLRQDERAVLHFADGVGLDGFEWHRQPRRAPVDGEIEVEVVAAGLNYRDVMVGLGVLDDDLLGAGLTRAALGFECSGRVVRVGAGVTQHRPGDAVMGFAAGAFASHIVCPDWHFFPVPDTLDLEAAATIPVVFATAWYALVERGHIRPGDDVLVHGAAGGVGLAAIQIARLHRARALGTASNEARRAIAKAAGADQVFDSRQERFASEIREHVGSVDIVLNSLAGSAMLASFKLLKPFGRFLELGKRDFLDNTQLALRPFLRNIGYSGIDLDELLAADPGLVREMMSKLSEAFRSGALRPLTYRSFEAYEVGAAFRSMQASEHVGKIVIRPPSAARADIASLSYKVSPGLYAIVGGTAGLGFATAQWLARKGASHIALLSRRGVVEETLAPLLAEMRASGTQIVVEALDVGDAAAVREAVTRLTEAHGPLRGVVHAAVHLDDGLIANLAPARLQAVLRTKVDGIVNLDEATSDQPLDFFVAYSSATTLVGSPGQAAYVAANGFLEGFMRRRRELGKPALAIGWGAISDVGIVARDKQLGQRLRRTTGVVPMRSFEALAHLGRLLSLGNSIAPVQFLSGIAPGGGAEKLALLRSAAFIDLGFLDSEARRGQTEELAADLHGKNREEAIEIVTGILRREVAEILRMAESKIDLARPLAELGLDSLMALELHMALETAIGVQIAVVGAGDRNLGDMAAAIVGQLNQAQGEVEEPTGESMQSTIVRLASVHSTMELSQEEASELEQMVRKSNRGVAR encoded by the coding sequence TGGAAGTTATTACTGGCAGAGCGCAATGTGATCTCGCCGCGTCCCCATGGGCGGTGGAATGTCGAGCGCTTCCTGAGGCCCGGCAAGCCGACAGCCGGTTTCTCCTATACGTTTGCGGGTGGCTATCTCGACGACGCCTTTGCGTTCGATCCCATCCCTTTTGGCATTTCGCCGCGAGAGGCGCAGCAGATGGATCCGCAGCAGCGCCTGCTGCTCTGCGCGACCTGGCGGGCGTTTGAGGATGCCGGTTTGCCGCCCTCATCCGTGGCCGGCCAGAATGTGGGCGTGTATGTCGGCGCATCGGCCGCTGATTATCAAAGCGTGGGGGCGTTCGATCCGGCGGTGATCGGCAGCCATTTCATGACTGGCAATGCCCTGTCGATCTTCGCAAACAGGGTATCTTATGTCTTCGATCTGAAAGGTCCGAGCTTCACCGTCGACACGGCGTGCTCCTCCTCCTTCGTCGCGCTTGCCCAGGCGATGGCTGCCCTGCGCGCCGGCGATGTCGACATGGCGATCGTCGGCGGCGTGAATATGCTGCTTTCGCCGGTGCCGTTCATCGGCTTTTCGCAAGCGCGCATGCTTTCGCCGACCGGGCTCTGCCGGCCGTTTTCCGACGAGGCTGATGGCTATGTTCGCTCAGAGGGCGCGGTCGTTCTGGTTCTGCAGCGATTATCCGACGCATCCGTGCCGGGCCGGCGTGTGCGCAGCATCGTCGTCGCCGCCGCTACGAATTCCGATGGTCGTACGAACGGCATTTCGCTGCCTTCGCAACAATCACAGCAGCAGCTCATCGAGACTGTCTATGCGGCGGCGCAGATAGACCCCGAAAACCTCGCCTTCGTCGAGGCGCACGGGACCGGAACGAAGATCGGCGACCCCATCGAGGCTGCCGCGATTGGTGAGGGGCTGGGGAAACGGCGCTCCGCACCTCTGCCGATTGGCTCGGTCAAATCGAATATCGGTCACCTGGAGGCGGCTTCAGGGCTAGCGGCGCTTTTGAAGGCCAGCATGGCGCTCGAGCATGGCGTGGTGCCTCGGTCCTTGTTTGCCGGCAGCCGGCATAGTGCAATCGATTTCGAGGGGCTGAACCTCACACCGATTACCGGCGCGCTGCCGGTGTCGGCCCGCGAGGGCAGCATCTTCGCCGGCGTCTGCAATTACGGCTTCGGCGGCACCAACGGTCATGCGATCCTTCGTTCGGCCTCTGTGGCGAAGGTCATCGCGGCGCGACCGCTATGGAAACGCGAGGCCGAAGTGCTGCTCGTCTCGGCAAGCACGGCGGAGGCCTTGCAGCTCCGTGCGCATCAAATTGCGAGGGTCCTTGCTTCGGGGCTCAAGGCGCCGCAGGTCGCGAGTGCTCTCGCTTATCAGCACGAGCTCATGCCGCACCGGCTGGCAATCCCGCTGTCGCCTTTGGGCGACGCGACGCGCGACGCTGCTGAGGCTCTTCATGCGTTCGGCGGGGGGGCGCTGCAGCACAGTCGAGCCTCCAGCGCGACCGTCCATGGCACGCCGCGCCGCGCAATCTTCGTCTTCAGCGGCAATGGCGGGCAATACCCGCAGATGGGCAAGCTCGCCTATCAGAGCAACGCAGCCTTCCGGCGGGAGATCGACGAGATCGACCATCTCTACCAACCCCTCGCGGGCTGGTCGATCGCGGAGCGTCTCCGCGATGGCGTCTCAATGGAGCAACTCGAGCAGACCTCTGTCGCCCAGCCCTTGATTTTCGCCGTCCAATCGGCCCTGTCGGCGGTTCTCAAGCAGTATGGCGTCGAGCCTCTGGCCGTGATCGGGCACAGCGTCGGCGAGATCGCCGCGGCCGAGTGCTGCGGCTTCATCTCCAGGGCCGATGCGCTCCGCATCCTGCAGATCAGGAGCGAGCACCAGGAATTCGTGCGTGGCATGGGGCGCATGTTGGTGCTGGCGACAGACCCGGCATCGGTTCAGGATCTGATCGACGGGGCAGGCGCGCCCGCCGTCGATTTCGCCGCCTATAACAGCGCGGCCTCGGTAACCCTCTCGGGCCCTGCCGACCAGATTGCCGCCATCGCCCAACTCGCGCGGCAGCGCCGGGTGGCGAGCGTGCTGCTGAATGTCGACTATCCCTTCCACTCCAGAGCGCTCGATGGCGTGGAAGCGAAAATCATCGAGGATCTGTCAGGCTTCGCCGCGTCCGTAGCGAATACGCCGCTCTTCTCGACCGTGACCGGCCGGCCCCTGGCTCATGACGAACTCGATGCACGCTATTGGTGGGACAATATCCGCCGTCCCGTTCGTTTCGTCGAAGCGGTGGAAGCGGCTTTGGCCGCATATCCCGAGGCGGCCGTCATAGAGCTGGCGCCACGCGCCATCCTGCTGGGGTCGATCTCGGATACCTTGCGGACGCGGGACGCGCAGAACCCGCTGTTGCAGACGTTATCTGTGAGCGATCCGGAAGCGCAGGATCCGATCCGGGGGATCGCCGCGCGGATCGCGGCCCATGGGCTGCAGCACGACACGGTGGCCGTCTTCGGCGATGCGCCGCGCGGCATCGAGCCCCTGCCGCCCTATCCTTTCCAGATGGGGGAGTATCGCTTCGAGGCGACTTCGGAGGCCCTGAGCGCCCATGGCCGCCTGATCGCGAGCGAGCCGCTGCATCCGCTCCTCGGCGCCCGCGTCTCGGATGGTTCTCTCGAATGGCGCAACCTGCTCGATCCGGTTCTTCTGCCTTACCTCGACGATCACAGGGTCGATGGCGGCGTCGTCCTGCCTGCTTCCGCGCTGATCGAGATGGCGTTGGCTGCCGGCGGCGACATGATGGGATCGGTCCCGCTCGAACTCGGCGAGTTCGATATCACCAGGGCGATGACATTTGGCGATGACGAGACCCGCGAGGTTTCGACCCGCTATTTCGAGCATACCGAAACCGTCGAGATCTGGAGCCGCCGGCGCTTCGCCGGCAATGATTGGCTCCTGCACGCCCGCGGAACGCTCCGGCGCGGGCCGGGCTTCGCCGGGACGCTACTGCCTGAGATTCCGAAAGTCGTCGAACCCATCCACAGTGAAGCGGTGGAAATCTATGCGGCGGCCGAGCGCGCTGGCCTGGGTTACGGACCACGGTTCCGCATCGTTACCTCGACGCATCGGGACGAGACCGTCGGTGAAAGCCGTCTGATCGTTCCGGCAGGCGGCGTCGGCGCCTATGACGACCTGCATGTTCTTCATCCGATTTCGCTGGACGGGAGCTTTCACGGCCTGTTCCTGGCGCGTCCTCAGCGGGACGGCGAACGCAAGGCGTATCTGCCGATCCGGTTCCGGCGCATCCGCATCTGGAAACCGGGGACGGCGATAACGCATTCGGTGACGAAGCTGCTGCGGGAAACGGAGCGCTTCAAGACCCTCTCGGTGGCGCTGCTCGACACGGATGGCGCCCTCGTCGCCTCGATCGAGGAGGCGGTCTTCCGATCGGTGCACCTGGTCAAGCCGTTCATGGCGGAACGGACCTTTCGGGAGGAAAGCATCGCGATCGGTGCGCTTTCCTTGCCTGCGGCCAAAATCGTTGGGGAAGACGACGGCACGAGCCGGTCGGAGGAAACCCGGCAGGTCGGATTGCTGCTCAAGGCTTTCTCCGTATCCCTGGCATGGACACTCTGCCAGGCGTTGCTGCCGGCCGGCGGGGACAACAGCTTTGCGGGAATCGCGGCCGATCGCACCATAGCGCCGGCGGCCCAGCCTCTCCTTGGAATGGCGCGCGACATTCTGGCGATGGCTGGCGGCCTGGACAGCACGGCCGATGGAACGCGCCTGTCGCAGGTCTTCGCCATACCGTCCCCGGAAGTGATCCTCGGCACGCTGCTGCAGCGCTTCCCCCGTGCGAACCGGGAGATACGGCTTGCGGCGCAGGCGCTGAGCGAAGCCGGGGAGTTTCTGCGGACAGGCAAGGCGGGACTGCGGTCTTCCAGCTTCGCTTACGACCAGTGGAGCCTGTGCACCCTTTCGGTCCCGTTGCGTCGCGTGGTTACGGGGGCGCTCGCTGCGTGGACGGCGTCGGCTCCACGAAAGCTACGGGTTCTCGTGGCCGGCGACTGGAACGGTGGTTTGACCGAAGCCTTGGTCGCGTTGGTGCAGCAGGGCAGGATTTCCGTGACGCTCGCCGTCGCGAACGCTGCAAGAGCCGAAGAGCAACGGCATTGGCCCGGAGTCGGAAGCCTTTTCGATATCCTCGTTCTCGACGGTAGCGAGAAGAGCGTCTTCGCAGGCTTCGACGCCCTGATCGGCTTCAGCATGCCGCTCTCGCCGTTCCACGCGACGAATGATGCGGCAGTGAGTGGTGCGCTCGACCTTCTGACTGAGGCTGCGCCGATCTTGCTCGCGGAGCCCAGCGACGACCTGTACCTGGCATTCCTGCTTGGCGCCTCGACCCCTGCTGTCTGGCAGGATCGGGAGGGTCCCAGCCGCGGTGTTCCAGATATGCTTCAGCAGCGTCTTGAGGCGGCCCGCGCTACCGACATCGTCACGCACCAGACGGGCGAGGGGGGCCTCAATCTGGCCAGCGCCCGGGCGGGCGGGCGTGAGGCTCCCGAGGCGAAGCCAGACCACATTGCGATCGTGGCAGAGCCTGCAGGCGGCGATCTCCGCGCTCGATACGGGTTGCCGACGGCGCAAGCCTTCGATCGGGACCAGATCGACGCGCTGGACTCCTGGCTCGCTGCGCTGCCGGCGGGCGAGCGTGCGACGGTCGTGGTCGCGCCGGAGGCGCAGGGTAGGACGCCGTGCGGCAGGCTTGCCACCCGCATCGAGGCGTTGGCCGCGCTGTTGAAGCTGCTGGGCGGCGTCGAGCGCCCCTGCCGAATGGTCGTCCTGACCGAGGCCGCGCGCGCCGGCACCATGGGCCGTGCCGGCGAGGATGCCGGCGTCTGGGCGTTCATGCGGGTCGCGATCAATGAGTTTCCGGAGATCGACCTGCGGCTGGTCGATGTCGAAAGCGCCTCGGTGGCCGCGCGCCTCAGCGAGATCTTGTCGCTCGATGATGCCGAGCGTGAGTTGCGGATCACGCCGACCGGTATCGAGGTCAACCGCATCAGGCGCGGCATGCTCAGCGACACGCCCCTTCGCCAGGACGAGCGCGCTGTGCTGCACTTCGCCGATGGCGTGGGGCTGGATGGCTTCGAGTGGCACAGGCAGCCTCGCCGTGCGCCCGTGGACGGCGAGATCGAGGTCGAGGTCGTCGCGGCAGGCCTGAACTACCGCGACGTGATGGTCGGGCTAGGCGTTCTGGACGACGATCTGCTCGGCGCCGGATTGACGCGCGCCGCGCTCGGCTTCGAATGCTCGGGGCGGGTTGTACGGGTCGGAGCCGGAGTGACGCAGCACCGCCCGGGCGATGCGGTGATGGGCTTTGCCGCAGGCGCCTTCGCTTCGCATATTGTCTGCCCGGACTGGCATTTCTTCCCTGTTCCCGACACGCTCGATCTGGAGGCGGCGGCGACGATTCCCGTCGTCTTCGCGACCGCCTGGTACGCCCTCGTGGAGCGGGGCCATATTCGCCCGGGAGACGACGTGCTGGTGCATGGCGCGGCCGGCGGGGTCGGCCTTGCGGCCATCCAGATCGCTAGGCTGCATCGGGCGCGGGCTCTGGGCACGGCCAGCAACGAAGCGCGGCGCGCCATCGCCAAGGCCGCCGGCGCGGATCAGGTTTTCGATTCGCGGCAAGAGCGGTTTGCAAGCGAAATCCGGGAGCATGTCGGGAGCGTCGATATCGTGCTCAATTCCCTGGCCGGCTCCGCCATGCTGGCCAGCTTCAAGCTGCTGAAGCCGTTCGGCCGCTTTCTCGAGCTCGGCAAGCGCGATTTCCTGGACAATACGCAGCTTGCGCTGCGGCCCTTCCTGCGCAACATCGGCTATAGCGGCATTGATCTCGATGAGTTGCTCGCAGCCGATCCAGGCCTGGTTCGCGAGATGATGTCGAAGCTCTCCGAGGCGTTCCGAAGCGGCGCCCTGCGGCCGCTCACTTACCGGAGCTTTGAAGCCTACGAGGTCGGCGCGGCGTTTCGGAGCATGCAGGCGTCCGAGCATGTCGGCAAGATCGTCATCCGGCCGCCATCCGCGGCGCGTGCCGATATCGCGTCGTTATCCTATAAGGTCAGCCCAGGCCTCTATGCCATTGTCGGCGGGACAGCGGGTCTCGGCTTCGCGACGGCGCAATGGCTGGCGCGGAAGGGGGCGTCGCATATCGCATTGTTGTCCCGGCGTGGGGTGGTCGAAGAGACGCTGGCGCCGCTTCTAGCCGAGATGCGAGCGAGCGGCACGCAGATCGTCGTCGAGGCGCTGGATGTCGGTGATGCCGCGGCGGTGCGAGAAGCCGTCACCCGGCTGACCGAGGCTCATGGCCCGCTTCGCGGCGTTGTTCATGCCGCCGTGCATCTCGATGACGGGCTGATCGCCAATCTCGCGCCCGCGCGCCTCCAGGCTGTCCTGCGTACGAAGGTGGACGGCATCGTCAATCTCGACGAGGCGACCAGTGATCAGCCGCTCGATTTCTTCGTGGCTTATTCGTCCGCAACGACGCTGGTGGGCAGCCCGGGGCAGGCCGCTTATGTCGCAGCCAATGGCTTTCTCGAAGGCTTCATGCGCCGCCGCCGCGAACTCGGAAAGCCGGCTTTGGCGATAGGCTGGGGTGCGATCTCGGATGTCGGGATCGTCGCTCGCGACAAGCAACTCGGACAGCGCCTGCGCCGGACGACCGGAGTCGTCCCCATGCGTTCTTTCGAGGCGCTCGCGCATCTGGGGCGGTTGCTGAGCCTCGGCAACAGCATCGCACCGGTTCAGTTCCTCTCCGGCATCGCCCCGGGAGGCGGAGCCGAGAAGCTGGCCTTGCTGAGGAGCGCGGCTTTCATCGATCTGGGCTTTCTCGACAGCGAGGCCAGGCGCGGTCAGACGGAGGAACTGGCTGCGGACCTGCATGGCAAGAACCGGGAGGAGGCGATCGAGATCGTCACCGGTATCCTGCGGCGCGAGGTGGCGGAGATCCTGCGCATGGCGGAAAGCAAGATCGACCTCGCACGCCCCCTGGCCGAGCTCGGCCTCGATTCGCTGATGGCGCTGGAGCTCCATATGGCGCTCGAGACGGCGATCGGCGTGCAGATTGCGGTGGTCGGGGCCGGCGACCGCAACCTCGGCGACATGGCCGCCGCAATCGTGGGGCAGCTCAATCAGGCGCAGGGCGAGGTCGAAGAACCCACGGGTGAGAGCATGCAGTCGACGATCGTCAGACTTGCGAGCGTGCATTCGACGATGGAATTGTCTCAGGAGGAGGCGAGCGAGCTTGAGCAGATGGTCCGCAAGTCGAATCGCGGTGTCGCACGATGA